The nucleotide window CCGACGCGTCATAGAACACATGATCACCGGGGCAGGTCCAAGGGCTGCCCGCTGAGAGTAGCTCAATGTCGCAGATGTTGGGGATTGTGTCCATCAGCCACCATGCTGTCCCAAGGTACACGAATGCCGCGATCGTTGTTCCGACCACCTGCCATGTTCCAAAATATTGATGCTTAATGCCTTCTGTGCACTTATGCAGTGGAAATGTTAAATACACTATGATGGCCAAACAGAGCTTGCCTGAGCCATAAACATGGTCCTTGGGGGAATCTTCATGTAGTGGCCCAACTTAAAATCTTGCAGAAACATCAGAGCTTGGTGCATGCTGATATAACCGTATACCTTGAAGCACATATTTGCGACGGGTCGTCCGGGGTACAAGTACCCGATGATGTACTCTGTGATGATGTTCAGTCCTGGGGTCTGCATACAGTGGAAGAATGTGAGTTGTGGATTTGGTGCTTCAGATACGTATGGCATGCCGTGATGAAAGTTGATAGAATCCTTACCTGGTTTGTTGTTGCTGTGATAATTCCAATTGGGAGGGTGAAGAAAAATGCAATGGCGCATGCAAGTAACACACCCCACCAGGGCAGCTGGAGCTGCTCTATGTAGTATTCGCAAGCGAATACAGTGACGGCAATGTTAACTACAAGGATGCAGATGAACCACCACTCAGGGACCTGCTTGTATCTCCTCATTAGCTTTGTATGTATGTCCACACTTTTCCCTTGAAAAGCTGATCTGCTTAGCTGCAAAATTTCCCTGGACACAAGCATTTTGATTCTTAATTAGTTGCCGCAACCATGTGATTGTGCACAACAAACTGACAGGATTTTACCTTCCATGGAACAGGAGGACATGAACAATCGTCGCGGTAAGTGACGCGAAACCGATACCATATGTGACAGCAAAGAGAGTGCTGAGGTACAGTGGACCGTTTTTCTCATATGCCTCTGTATCTAGATGGAAATTGTCGTCCACGATAGCTGAGATGTTGTACTTCTGCCCGCCGGAGGTGAAAAGACCGGAAGAGAAGATGGGGAAGGTCTGCGCCTTGTAGAAATCAAACCAGTACCCAATAGGCACGATGATGTACATGACGATGAAGAAGCCTGCAGCGACATTCCCAGTGGCGAACCAGGGGCTGACGAGAGGGCTTCCTAGATAGCTGGAGATGGATGCCCAGTCAAGGCCGATTGCGGCGATGCCGAGCCCGTGGAGACCTGAGCCGAGCTGCTGGGCGAACACTGAGTTGGGGAACACCCAGCAGATCCAGGAGAGTGAGGTGAGCATCTGGAAAAGGTAGCCTGGGAAGGCGTAGTATGCGAAGCTGCAGGCGAACGCCACCAGGAAGAACTGGTTGCGCGTGAAGCCCCCTTTTCGCCGCCTTTCATCCTCGTGGAGTGCCCTGGTGGGAATATGCATTGAAAGCATGAGTTCTCACTTCTCAGGGAAAACTGCTCAAACATATTCAGTATATATTATTCAAACCATTGATTTCTCTGATCGTCAAAGCAAATAAATGTTTGTGCTAATCTTATTCTGCCTGTCTTAATTAGGTCACTGTATTTCCCTGAGATGGACACGGGATTTCTTTATTTTCTCCATGTTTTTTCAATGAATGGAAGGCATGAGCATGTCAGCATGATACCATTCAGTAGTCGTTGTCAGAACCAGGAACCTTAAGCTATATATTACTCTCAAGTGGTGTTAACTGAAAAAAATGCCATTGACTTAAAATGAGGATGGCCTCGATGGCCCCAACAACTCACAGGGGCCATATGCTAATTTAATCCTCGATCGGAgttttttttctctcttaatcCTGAGTTTTATGGTTGTGTTCAGAATCTTTGGGTGGCTAAGCTGTTGCAATCATCTAATTTTCTTGGATGTAATTAAGCAGGGCCAGCCTGACGTGTCATGACCCACATGAGGTGTCTACTTCTCCACACCAACAATAGCTTATGCCAATTTGCTCAAAATTCAaatctcctactacttggaagcaTATAGCAAGTACACCCTCTGTTCataaatataagacgttttggcAGTTTAAACAGAGGCATATATACATTGCTTGCACGCATCAAACACCAGTAATTGTACACAAGTTTTAAGAAAAGAATTCATGATCAAATTGTTAACCTAGTTTCTTTCTGAGTGCATCATTTTGACCGGCCAATTAAATTTGGCCATGTAATAAGGCAATGAAAAATTCGAAAATGAAGTTGCCTGCCGGAGAGGGGAAGCGTGTGTACCTGAAGAGGGAGACCTGCACGAGGTTGGACGGCCACCACATGGCCGCTGGCTCCACGAGGTACCGCCGGAAAATCCCCGCCCACCCGAACCCGAGCACCTGCGTGGTGAGCACCACGAGGAGGGAGACGAAGAAGGTGAGGTTTTTGCCGTAGAAGACGCGGACGGCGGTGACCACGTGGATGGCGTAGACGGTGCCGGCGCCGGCGTTGGCGAAGATGGTGATCAGCACGTGCTCCTTCACGTTGAACGGCCCTGGGTTGAGGGTGAACTCCCAGCGCGAGCCGCGGAGGAAGGCCCGCTCTGGCAGCGCCGCGGCCATGAGGCGGCCGAGCGGCACGACGGCGATCTGCGCGGAGATGGCGGTGATGGTGAGCGGCTCCTTGCGGTACCAGAAGAACTGGTTGAGGAAGGAGAGCACGGCGCAGGACGCCATGCCCAGCACCCACATCCGGAACGTCAACACCGGCGTGTCCGGGTCGTCGCCCACGGGGACCGTCAGCGCCACCTGCTCGATCGGCGAGTTCTCCGACGATCTGCCATGGCCGTCGTCGTGGCGCTCCGGCGAGTTCTGCAACGTTGACGGCCGGT belongs to Triticum urartu cultivar G1812 chromosome 7, Tu2.1, whole genome shotgun sequence and includes:
- the LOC125520674 gene encoding oligopeptide transporter 7-like — its product is MASSSHFHSQSHQEEEEEDEHGHGGGHGDQITAPLLPNRPSTLQNSPERHDDGHGRSSENSPIEQVALTVPVGDDPDTPVLTFRMWVLGMASCAVLSFLNQFFWYRKEPLTITAISAQIAVVPLGRLMAAALPERAFLRGSRWEFTLNPGPFNVKEHVLITIFANAGAGTVYAIHVVTAVRVFYGKNLTFFVSLLVVLTTQVLGFGWAGIFRRYLVEPAAMWWPSNLVQVSLFRALHEDERRRKGGFTRNQFFLVAFACSFAYYAFPGYLFQMLTSLSWICWVFPNSVFAQQLGSGLHGLGIAAIGLDWASISSYLGSPLVSPWFATGNVAAGFFIVMYIIVPIGYWFDFYKAQTFPIFSSGLFTSGGQKYNISAIVDDNFHLDTEAYEKNGPLYLSTLFAVTYGIGFASLTATIVHVLLFHGREILQLSRSAFQGKSVDIHTKLMRRYKQVPEWWFICILVVNIAVTVFACEYYIEQLQLPWWGVLLACAIAFFFTLPIGIITATTNQTPGLNIITEYIIGYLYPGRPVANMCFKVYGYISMHQALMFLQDFKLGHYMKIPPRTMFMAQVVGTTIAAFVYLGTAWWLMDTIPNICDIELLSAGSPWTCPGDHVFYDASVIWGLIGPRRIFGDLGTYAAVNWFFLGGAVAPLLVWLAHRAFPGQNWIVLINMPVMLGSIFQMPPATAVNYTTWILIGFLSGYVVYRYRRDWWERHNYLLSGALDAGLAFMAVLIYLCLGLENISLNWWGNDLDGCPLASCPTAKGIVVKGCPAYN